The Treponema vincentii F0403 genome includes the window GCTCTCATCATGGTCGAGGTTGCTACGTTATTCCAAAGTTACTTCCAAAATTGGAATTATAAACGCGACGGGTATAACCTTAGCAGCATTGTTATGCGGATTAATGACGTTATCGAATCGCACGGATTTACCGGTCGTTTTGCAGCATTCAGCCTTTGTATTATCAATATGCGTGTAGGGGATGCCTATTTTTGCAATGCAGGCGATAATGTTGTCCACATTTATGACAAACAGGCAAAACGGCTCAAAAGCTATACGCTGCGTTCGGGCTCTGCTGCCGGTGCTTTTTCCTCGGAGATGATAAGCTTAAACGGAGGATATCCGGTAGAAAAAATCCACCTAAATTGCGGGGATATTTTGTTCCTTTATACGGACGGTATCGAAGAATCCAAGCGGAAGCTCCGTGTGCCGATTTCAAAATCAAAAGACGATTCCGATCTTGTACTCTCGACGGAGAAAGAGAACGACAGTCATCTGCTGGGTATCGATAGTGAAACATTGGGCAACGATAGAGTCGAAGCAATTATCGAGGCTGTTTTTGCACGGAAAAAATTTGTGCTTAAAAAACGGCAGAGTGATTTTATCTATGAACAAATGGACTTTGATTTTTCTTCTTGTAATGGAACCATTGAAGAGGCTGTTTTGGCGCTCATTTCGGTAGAGAAAGTCTTTAGAATGTATAAAGACAGTTCCGCTCAGCCGTTCGACTGTGTGCAGGTAGATAAAAAAATCGACACGTTCTTGAGCAAATATTTCCTGCAATATGATATCTACGCTTCAGATAAGGTTCCTCAGCCTATTTACGATGAATATTTTTACTACAAACGGGTTAAAGAGGATATTCAATACGATGACCTTACCATTCTCGGCATCGCGCGGCGCGTACCCGTTTAAACGGATAAAAATAATCCGATGCCCTTGACATTTTCCCGATTGTGGTTTATTTTATGCACATACATCGCAGGGTAGAGCAGTTGGCAGCTCGTCGGGCTCATAACCCGGAAGTCAGAGGTTCAAGTCCTCTCCCTGCTATATTTAGAAAGGCACCCTTATTTAGGGGTGCCTTTTTTTTACTTGCCGCTTTTAGAACTTCCCATATCTTTATACTTTTCGGACAGCCCCATGCCCTTTATATTTACAAAAAGACGTGAACGGTTTATTGTTTGCATACATACAAAAAGATAGGAGTTTCAGATGTTCTACGACAATAATCCTGCAAAAATAAATCGGTTTACCAAGCCTCATTTTCTTGCAGGCGGCGAAAAAGCCGTTCTATTGATACATGGGTATACGGGCTCCCCGCGGGAAATGCTCTGGTTGGGTACGCAGCTGCATAAGGCTGGGTATACCGTATCGATTCCGCGCCTTCCCGGGCACGGCACAAATAAAGAAGATTTTCTTGCAACTTCATGGAAGGATTGGCTGCGGCGCGTGTACGACGAATACCTTGATTTGTCCGAAGCATATAAAACGGTATATATCGGGGGGCTTTCGATGGGAGGGGTGCTGACAACGCTCCTTGCAGCAAAGTTTCAGCCGGAAAAAATCTTCCTCTGCGCACCTGCATTTATGGCCTCCGATTCGCGGATCAAACTAACTCCGTATTTAAGATACTTTATAAAGACCATTCCGACGGAAGGGAAAACTTTTTATAAGGAACCCGAATATTACGATTGCGTTAAGGATTATTGCAACTATGATTACGTCGGAAAAGCCGCGGACTTGTATAAGCTGCAGAAGATGGCTATCCGGCAGCTCCCGAATATCCGTTCCAAAGTGATAACGGTTTTGTCAAAAGCAGATCAGTCGGTACCGTTTAAGGAAAAAGAGCTTATCGACCAGCTGCTGAAGGTTCCGAACGAATATGTTATTTTGGAGGAAAGCAGCCATATCGTTACCGATGATGTAGAGCGGGAATTGGTAGCACAGCGGATTATCGGTTTTTTAAATAGATAGCAGATTATGATTTAGGATGCCTAGAAAAGGGTAATCTTGACAAAATAATAACCTTTAGCATACAGTAAAACCGGCTTGTGCCAAAAAACAAACGTTTTAGGAGGTCTTCGCGATGAAACAACTAAAAGCTTTACGATTATTTGCGTGCGTATCGGCTTTGGCTGCGGTGATGCTGGGGTCTTGTACCAGTACATCTCAAGGGAGTTCTGCTTCTGCTCAGTCAGGAAAGAGCAGTGTAGACAATTGGAAACCGTATGATAAAAACGGCGACATGATTAGAACCGACCGGAATGCAACCGGCAAAATCGGTGTGGTGTCTACCAGTAAGGTTGAAGCCAGCCGAATTGGAGCGGAAATTCTCCGCAAAGGCGGTAATGCTATTGACGCTGCGGTTGCAGCAGGTTTTGCACTCGGTGTTGTTGAGCCGAATTCTTCCGGCTTAGGCGGCGGCGGTTTTATGCTAATCAGAATTGCAAAAACAGGGGAAACCGTGTTTATCGATTTTAGAGAAAGAGCTCCGCAAAAGTCATCGCCGGAAATGTGGACGGTCGGTACGGACGGCAAGGTTGTCGGAAACCAAAAGCTGGAAGGCGGAAAAGCTGCAGCAGTACCGGGCGAAGTCGCCGGCCTTTTGTATGCACTGGAAAACTACGGAACAATGACACGGGAACAGGTTATCCGTCCCGCTGCTAATCTTGCAAAAAACGGCTTTTATGTAACACCCACCTTATCCAACGACATGAAATCCCAATTCGATAAACTGGAAAAATATCCTGAATCCGCAAAGATCTTTTTGAACAAAGAAGGACTTCCCTACGAAGTAGACGATATTTTTACCAATCCTGATATGGCAAAAACCTTGGATATTATCATTAAGAACGGAAAAGACGGATTCTACAAAGGTGAAGTTGCCGAAGCCATTGTAAAGACCCTCAACAAATATGACGGATTGTAGACAATGGAAGATTTGGCAAATTACAAACCCTTGGTACGCCAGCCGGTTAAAGGCACATACCGTGGGTATGAAATTATTTCTTCACCGTCTCCCAGTTCCGGCGGAGCAATCGTTATTGAAATTTTGAATATTCTGGAAAATTTCGATGTCGGTTCATTGAAAGTAAACTCTCCCGAATATCTCCACCTGTTCTCCGAAGCATATAAACTTGCTTATGCAGACAGAGCTAAGTACATGGGCGACAGCGACTATACACCGGTTCCGATGAAAGGCTTTGTGTCAAAAAAATATGCAAAAGAAATTGCAAAAGAAATAGATATGAAAGTGTCGCATGAAAGCAAGGCACATGATCCGTGGCTCTATGAATCCGAGGACACCACACACTATTCCATCGCCGATAAAGACGGCAACATGGTTGCAATTACCAAGACTGTAAACGGCTTGTTCGGAAACAGCGTTGTAGTGGACGGCTACGGCTTTGTTATGAACAACGAAATGGATGACTTTGTGCTCGGTGCAGGGCATCCCAATTCCGTTGCCCCTAATAAGACACCGCTCAGCTCCATGTCTCCGACAATCGTATTAAAAGACGGTAAGCCTTTTATGGTATTGGGCTCACCGGGAGCAACAAAGATTATCAGCACCGTATCGCAGGTAATCAGCCGTGTAATCGATCACAAGATGGGAATGCAGGAAGCGATCGACGTTCCGCGTTTGTGGGATAATACATCCAACAAAATCAATGTGGAAACCCGTATTCCGGATGAAACGGTTAAGCAGCTTGAAGCAATGGGACACAAGGTCAACAAGACCTCCGACTGGGACAGAGGTATGGGTTCCGTGCAGGGCGTGCTGTATAAGGCTAACGGAACGCTTGAAGGCGGTGCAGACCCGCGTAGAGACGGAAAAGCGGTCGGATTCTAATGAAGCGGCGCTTAAAATCTGCTCGAGTTTTGAGTAGAGTCCGGAAATAAGAGAGCAGCTCTAAAATTCACTTGGATTTTAGAGCTGCTCAACTGTTAGACTTTTTAGGAGATAAGACACATGAAGAAATTCTTTATTACTATAGTATTCTTGTTATCGGCATTGGCGCTGTTTGCCGCGCAATTTGAAAAACCTGTTACACTGACATCGGTAGGACAAAGCGCCGATGTGCAGATGGTAAAGGCTCTGCTGAAAAAAGCCGGTATTGAGGCAAAATTCGATGCACTGATAACCGATGCGGGACTGAAAGACGAAAAAACACTTATTCTTGCCATCGGCGGTAGTTCCAAGGGATTGGGAGCAGCCGGTATAAAGGCAGAGGATGAACTTGCCCGGGCAGAAAAGCTCATTAAAGCGGCAAAAGCAAAAAATATTAAAATTATCGGTATGCACATCGGCGGAGAAGCACGGAGAGGTGAGCTTTCCGACAAGTTTGTAAGAGTAGCAGCACCGTATTGCGATTATTTAATCGTAGTAAATGATGGAAACAAAGACGGTTTATTTACCAAAACCGCTGCCGAAAAAAAGATTCCGATGGACACTGTTCCTAAAATCACCAATACGGTTGAGCCGTTAAAAAAACTGTTTGAATAGTATATGAGTATATGAAAGGCAACCGCATCAGCAATAGTTCAAACGGTTGCTTTCCTTCCGTGCGGAATTTTTCCAAAATTCCGCACAATTTATTAGAAGCAGGGTAATCACATCAGATAAATAAATAAAATCGCAGAATAAGGAGGTTGGGCAACCATTTGAGCTGCATAGCAGCGAAATTCTGGTTGAACAGTCTCCTTATTCTGCGGGGTGCTAAAAAGTGTCTGATGTGATTGCCCCTTAGAGGACTGTTATGTCAATCGAATTGATATTATTTTTAGCTATGATTGCAGTCTTTGCAATCTCCTGCTTTGCATTTAAATTACCGGTCAGTTTGGCAATGGTGCTTGCTTCCATAACAGGCACGCTGATCGCTGGAAAAGGTATTCCTATCCGGCATTTGGTTGAAGGGATGTTCGGATATCTGGATACCATTTTAGTTATAGCTACCGCTATGATCTTTATGAAGGTTATTCAAGAAATCGGAACATTAAATGCGCTGAGTGCAACCATTATTAAACGCTTCCACAAAATTCCGTGGCTGCTTTTAATTCTGCTCATGTTTATTTCCATGTTTCCCGGTATGATAACCGGTTCTTCCACTGCATCGGTATTGACTGCAGGAAGCATCGTTGCACCGATTTTGATGTATATCGGCATTCCGATGGTAGAAACCGCTACTATCATTGCTCTCGGCGGTTTATGCGGTATGATTGCTCCGCCGGTTAATATTCCGGCAATGATTATCGGCGGCGGAATTGATATGCCTTATGTCGGCTTTACTATTCCCCTCTTGCTGTTAACCGTGCCGGTTGCAATTTTTTCCGTTCTGTTCTTAGGTCTAAGACATGTAAAAAAAATCGATTACGATGCTATCAAAAGTAAAATAGATTTTTCGGCGATTGATCAATACGGTTTTAGATTGTATATTCCAATCCTTTTGGCACTCTTCCTTATGACGATGGATAAGGTGCTTCCCAATGTCTTTGGTCTGGGTATGCCGCTGATCTTTATGATTAGCGCAGTGGTCGGGGCTTTTTGCGGTAAAAAAATCAATTTCTTTACCGTATCAAAAAATGCAATTAGTGAAAGCTTGCCCGTTATGGGTATTTTGATGGGTGTCGGTATGTTCATACAGATTATCACCCTCACCGGTGTACGGGGCTTTATTGTTGTAAACAGCCTCAGTTTGCCGCCGTCATTAGTCTATATCGCAATGGCAATCACCATTCCTTTATTCGGCGCCGTTTCTTCGTTCGGTGCGTCATCCGTGCTCGGGGTTCCGTTCCTCATGGTATTCTTGGCAAAAAATCAAATTATCACCGGTTCTGCAATATCGTTTATCGCTGCATTGGGTGATCTTATGCCGCCGACCGCCCTTGCCGGTATATTTGCCGCTCAGATTGTCGGAATGAAAGACTACGCGCCCGTATTAAGAAAGGCAATTATCCCTGCACTGATCATTATCCTGTATTCTATTGTGATGATTATCTTTTCAAAAGAATTGGGATCATTGATTTATTAAAGGAAAAAACATTATGATGATGTATATCTATTTAGCTCTGTTGTTATATGTTTTGGTAATGGTAGTTGCCAATATATTGACGGAAAAAAGTATAACAAAGCAATTAAATGCTGCACTTGTTATTATTCCGCTCATTCTCAGAATTTTATTTATAAAATAGGAGGAAGATAATGAAAGGAACAAGAACAAGCGGCATTATTATGATCGTCCTGGCATTGGTCATTGCATTTTTTGCAGGACGGGAGTTTCTTAAAACACGGGAGCTGGAGCCGATTGTAAAAGGCGAAGGGGTTACTTCCATGCAGCGGCTGAGCGACTATCTGCCTGCGCTGAAAGGTACACGGGGGGATAGCGATGTCTATATTCTGCAGGGACAGGAACCCGGCGGCAGTGTGCTGATTTTGGGTAATACCCACCCGAATGAGCCGTCCAGTTTTTTAACGACAGTACTGCTTATCGAAAACTTAAAAGTAGATAAGGGTACCGTATATATCCTGCCGCGGGCAAATGCCAGCGCACTTTCGCATAACGACCCGCAGGAAGGTTCTCCGCAGCGCTATACCATTAAGACGCCGTACGGTGAGCGGTGGTTTAGGTTCGGCTCACGGGCGACAAACCCGCTTGACCAATGGCCGGATCCCGATGTGTATATTCATGCGGCTTCCGGGCAAAAACTGTCCGGCAACGAAACCCGCAACCTGAACCGTGCATATCCGGGCAGATCCGACGGAACCTATACCGAAAAGGTTGCGTTCGCCATCACCGAAATGGTTAAGAAAAATAATATCAATATGACCATCGACTTGCACGAAGCCTCTCCCGAGTATCCTGTTATTAACGCGATTGTCGCACATGAGCGGGCAATGCCTATTTCTTCTCAGGTTGTTATGAATATGGAATTTGAGGATATTCAGATCGGGCTTGAACCGTCTCCTGCAACGCTGCATGGGTTGAGCCACAGAGAACTGGGGGATTATACCAATACCTATGCGGTGCTTATGGAAACGGCGAACGCCTCGCAGGGACGGCTTCGGGGCAGAACCGATGTGGCGCTGGTACTTACCGGAAAAGACCCGATGTATGTAAAAGCGCAAAAAATCGGACGGCTTTTTGTTCCGTATGATGAAAACGGGCATCCGATTGAAGAGCGTGTCGGACGGCATCTTACCGGAGTTGTGCAGCATATTGAAGTTATGGGAGAAAATGAGCCGGAGAAAGAGATCATTCTGGAAGGTCTGCCTTCCTATGCCGATGTAATGCAGAATGGTGTCGGGGCTTATCTTAAAGAGGTAAAAGAGCCCGCCGGTAAATAAACGGCTGCCTGCGTAAAGATAGAGAAGTTCCATGGTACTCGTGATATGTTCGCTGCTCTATATTCTCTATCTTTGCGCGGAATACCGGTATCTTAAACATGAAAGAAAAAAATTAAAATATCTTATCCATATAAACGGGACGAGGGGAAAGTCAACTTTGTGCCGTTTAGTGGATGCCGGATTGCGGGGCGGCGGGTACAAGGTGTTTACCAAAACAACCGGTACCGCTCCCCGTATCATAGATGTGGATGCAGTTGAGCGGGAAATTAACCGGCAGGGAAAAGCCAATATCCGCGAGCAAATCAAAGCCGTACATTGGGCTGTCCGACAAAATGCTGAGGTGCTTGTTGTAGAGTGTATGGCGGTAAAACCGGAGCTGCAGCGTATCTGTGAGCAGCGCATCCTCACTGCCGACATTACCGCAATTACCAATGTCCGGGAAGATCATCTTGATGAGATGGGTGCCAGCCTCGATAGTATTGCGCACTCTCTTGCACAAACCATCCCTACAAACGCTGTATTTTTTACCGCGGATGCAGCGTATTTTCCTTTTTTCCGGCAGGTGTGTGCCAGTCGGCATAGCCGTGCGTTTTTAAGCGGTGAACAGCTTGAACAATACCGGGAAATCGATTTTCCCGACAATGTTGCCCTTGCACTCGAAATCTGCCGGTATCTCGGCGTTGACACCCAAAAAGCCCTGCCTGCAATGAAATCCTATTATAAAGATCCGGGGAGTTTGAAGGTCGTTGCATACCGCAACGCAAAAGGCAGCACGGTATTTTTTATCAACACCTTAGCTGCAAACGATCCTTGTTCCACGGAGATTATCTTAAAAAACAGTATGACAAAGCCGTATTGGCAGCATAAAAAGTTTTTACTTATCAATAATAGGGCCGATAGGCTGAGCCGCTTGGCACAGTACGTCAGCTTTACCGTACAGCATCAGCAGCTCTTCGATGCCGTCCTTGTTTCAGGAGAAAGTCAACAGCTTTTTTACAACCGCTTAATGGAGCATACCGTAGACCGCGCAAAAGTTATCATGCTTACGGATGAATCTTATTTTGATACGCTCGACTGCGATGCGGTAGTATTTGCAGCAGGCAATATTTGCAGATCCGGTAAAAAGCTCGTCGACTATTTTGAAAAAAACGGCAGGGAATGCGTATGATACAAAACATCCTCACACTAGGCGTAATCATCAGCATTGTCTTTTACGAAATAACGGAAATTTCACCCGGCGGACTTATTGTCCCCGCGTATTTTGCCCTCTACTTAGATGACCCCCTAAAATTGAGCGTAACAGCCGGTATCAGTCTTCTAACCCTACTGCTGCTGAAACTCCTTTCCCGGTACACCATCCTGTACGGCAGGAGGCGGTTTGCCGTGTGCATTATCGTCAGCTTTATCATAAAGATGATCCTACAGTATGCTAATCTTCATGTTCTGCATGTCCATCAGCTCTATTTTCTCAATGTTCATAGTATCGGGATTATTATTCCCGGCATTTTGGCGCAGGAATTTGACCGGAACGGTATTCCGCGGACATCGGCAGCGCTTATTATTGTTGCTGTGGCGATCAAAGCAGTATATGAGCTGTTGTCTGCAGCGGGGGTCGGTATATGAAAAAAACGCTTTCATATAACAGTATAACCTATGCCCTTGTGCTTATGGCAGGTCTCTTTTTGCTGCTCTATTACGGGATAAAACCGGAAAGCTTTACCGCCAAGCACCGTTTTTATCCTGAAATGGTTGCTGCTGCCGAAAAGATGCAGCGTTTGCAGCAAGAAATCCTGCTGGAGATGCACAGACGAGGCATTGAAATAGACCCTGCAGTTGATAGGCTGGATAGCGGACTTATCGGTTTGGAGTGGAGCGGTATTACCACGACGCTCGGCAATCTTGAAAGCAAGCGGACAACGGTTAATCCCGATTTTGCAGCGCTGCTCGTAAGGCTTTTTAAAGAAGCGGGATTGCAAAAGGGAGACTGCATTGCGGCTAATTGTTCCAGCTCTTTTCCGGCGCTGAACCTTGCCTTTATTGCCGTAGCGGATACCTTGGAATTAAACGCCGTTATGGTAACTTCCGTTGGGGCTTCTACCTATGGAGGCAACAGAGAAGATTTTACCTATCTGGATATGGAACGGCATTTATATGGTAAAAAGCTGATACAGACCAAAACCATTGCCTATTCATTAGGAGGCGCAGGAGATACCGGAAAAGAATTTGAGGCGGAGGTTATAGACCCCATAAAAGAGCGGCTTGACGGTTACGGGCTTATCTTTTTGTACGAGCCTGATTTTGAAAAAAATCTTGCAGAGCGGTATGCGTTGTATATGAATGCTGCGCCTACAGCTACTGCAGTTACAGCGGCTTCACCCAATGCGGTTAAGGCTTTTATCAATATCGGCGGCAACCTCCTTTCGTTGGGGGAGTATACCGACAGCATCGACACGGAAAAAATCCGCTTACCGGTTGGGACTGCAATACAAACCGGCTTGGTAGGAAAATTTTTACAAGCCGGTGTCCCGG containing:
- the pgsB gene encoding poly-gamma-glutamate synthase PgsB encodes the protein MVLVICSLLYILYLCAEYRYLKHERKKLKYLIHINGTRGKSTLCRLVDAGLRGGGYKVFTKTTGTAPRIIDVDAVEREINRQGKANIREQIKAVHWAVRQNAEVLVVECMAVKPELQRICEQRILTADITAITNVREDHLDEMGASLDSIAHSLAQTIPTNAVFFTADAAYFPFFRQVCASRHSRAFLSGEQLEQYREIDFPDNVALALEICRYLGVDTQKALPAMKSYYKDPGSLKVVAYRNAKGSTVFFINTLAANDPCSTEIILKNSMTKPYWQHKKFLLINNRADRLSRLAQYVSFTVQHQQLFDAVLVSGESQQLFYNRLMEHTVDRAKVIMLTDESYFDTLDCDAVVFAAGNICRSGKKLVDYFEKNGRECV
- the pgsC gene encoding poly-gamma-glutamate biosynthesis protein PgsC translates to MIQNILTLGVIISIVFYEITEISPGGLIVPAYFALYLDDPLKLSVTAGISLLTLLLLKLLSRYTILYGRRRFAVCIIVSFIIKMILQYANLHVLHVHQLYFLNVHSIGIIIPGILAQEFDRNGIPRTSAALIIVAVAIKAVYELLSAAGVGI
- a CDS encoding DUF6305 family protein; this translates as MKKFFITIVFLLSALALFAAQFEKPVTLTSVGQSADVQMVKALLKKAGIEAKFDALITDAGLKDEKTLILAIGGSSKGLGAAGIKAEDELARAEKLIKAAKAKNIKIIGMHIGGEARRGELSDKFVRVAAPYCDYLIVVNDGNKDGLFTKTAAEKKIPMDTVPKITNTVEPLKKLFE
- the pgsW gene encoding poly-gamma-glutamate system protein; this translates as MKKTLSYNSITYALVLMAGLFLLLYYGIKPESFTAKHRFYPEMVAAAEKMQRLQQEILLEMHRRGIEIDPAVDRLDSGLIGLEWSGITTTLGNLESKRTTVNPDFAALLVRLFKEAGLQKGDCIAANCSSSFPALNLAFIAVADTLELNAVMVTSVGASTYGGNREDFTYLDMERHLYGKKLIQTKTIAYSLGGAGDTGKEFEAEVIDPIKERLDGYGLIFLYEPDFEKNLAERYALYMNAAPTATAVTAASPNAVKAFINIGGNLLSLGEYTDSIDTEKIRLPVGTAIQTGLVGKFLQAGVPVFYLLNIKSIALYYQLPFDPVTLPEIGTAPIYYRTGGHFRNYLILALFAAALILNRVSLKTRLDF
- a CDS encoding alpha/beta hydrolase, which encodes MFYDNNPAKINRFTKPHFLAGGEKAVLLIHGYTGSPREMLWLGTQLHKAGYTVSIPRLPGHGTNKEDFLATSWKDWLRRVYDEYLDLSEAYKTVYIGGLSMGGVLTTLLAAKFQPEKIFLCAPAFMASDSRIKLTPYLRYFIKTIPTEGKTFYKEPEYYDCVKDYCNYDYVGKAADLYKLQKMAIRQLPNIRSKVITVLSKADQSVPFKEKELIDQLLKVPNEYVILEESSHIVTDDVERELVAQRIIGFLNR
- a CDS encoding TRAP transporter large permease subunit; the protein is MSIELILFLAMIAVFAISCFAFKLPVSLAMVLASITGTLIAGKGIPIRHLVEGMFGYLDTILVIATAMIFMKVIQEIGTLNALSATIIKRFHKIPWLLLILLMFISMFPGMITGSSTASVLTAGSIVAPILMYIGIPMVETATIIALGGLCGMIAPPVNIPAMIIGGGIDMPYVGFTIPLLLLTVPVAIFSVLFLGLRHVKKIDYDAIKSKIDFSAIDQYGFRLYIPILLALFLMTMDKVLPNVFGLGMPLIFMISAVVGAFCGKKINFFTVSKNAISESLPVMGILMGVGMFIQIITLTGVRGFIVVNSLSLPPSLVYIAMAITIPLFGAVSSFGASSVLGVPFLMVFLAKNQIITGSAISFIAALGDLMPPTALAGIFAAQIVGMKDYAPVLRKAIIPALIIILYSIVMIIFSKELGSLIY
- a CDS encoding succinylglutamate desuccinylase/aspartoacylase family protein; this translates as MKGTRTSGIIMIVLALVIAFFAGREFLKTRELEPIVKGEGVTSMQRLSDYLPALKGTRGDSDVYILQGQEPGGSVLILGNTHPNEPSSFLTTVLLIENLKVDKGTVYILPRANASALSHNDPQEGSPQRYTIKTPYGERWFRFGSRATNPLDQWPDPDVYIHAASGQKLSGNETRNLNRAYPGRSDGTYTEKVAFAITEMVKKNNINMTIDLHEASPEYPVINAIVAHERAMPISSQVVMNMEFEDIQIGLEPSPATLHGLSHRELGDYTNTYAVLMETANASQGRLRGRTDVALVLTGKDPMYVKAQKIGRLFVPYDENGHPIEERVGRHLTGVVQHIEVMGENEPEKEIILEGLPSYADVMQNGVGAYLKEVKEPAGK